The genomic window CAGTAAGGTGCTGGTCACAACGGAGGTGGGAAGTTGCGTGATATGGATAATTTCATCAATGTCCTTCGGACTGCTGGACAGAAGCGAGAATATCTTTTTTTCCTGGGAGTTAAGCGCCAGGTTCCGTGGGTCGTTTGCCAAAGATGTTTCGCCGTCACTCAGGGTTTCTGCAAGGGGGCCCAACTCCTGCAGTATATCGGAGACATCCTCCACGAGCTTGGCCCCTTCCTTAATCAACTTATGGGTGCCACGGCTGTAAATGTTGTCAATGGCGCCGGGAATGGCAAAGACCTCTTTTCCCTGTTCAAGCGCCCACTGTGCCGTTATCAGTGAACCACTTTTCAATGACGATTCAACCACGAGCACCCCCAGGGACAAGCCGCTGATTAGCCGGTTTCGCGGCGGGAAATTGCGAAAATCGGGCGGTGTCTTCATGGAGAATTCAGAAACAAGGGCGCCATGCTGAACGATCTGTTCGGCCAGTTCAATATTTTCCCGGGGATAGATGACTCCCAGTCCGCAGCCGAGCACCGCAATGGTGCGTCCTTTGGAGCCAATGGCGCCACGATGGGCAGCGGCATCTATGCCGCGCGCCATGCCGCTGATAATGCAAAGCCCTTTCTGCGCCAGGAGCCTGGCAAAACGTTCCGCCTGTG from Candidatus Brocadia sp. includes these protein-coding regions:
- the dprA gene encoding DNA-processing protein DprA; this encodes MTELEALLRLNMTRGIGIRTYKTLLERFGSSEAILDASRTELEAVPGIGPKLAKAVVEESRTIDIEAEIELAGQKGVQILPYTSEHYPKHLKAIYDPPLVLYVRGSILETDILALAIVGARRCTYYGLSQAERFARLLAQKGLCIISGMARGIDAAAHRGAIGSKGRTIAVLGCGLGVIYPRENIELAEQIVQHGALVSEFSMKTPPDFRNFPPRNRLISGLSLGVLVVESSLKSGSLITAQWALEQGKEVFAIPGAIDNIYSRGTHKLIKEGAKLVEDVSDILQELGPLAETLSDGETSLANDPRNLALNSQEKKIFSLLSSSPKDIDEIIHITQLPTSVVTSTLLILEIKKLAKQLSGKRFVRA